TCAAGCCGGCCGACTCGATGAAGACCATGAAGACCGACATGTCGGGGGCGGCGGCGGTCCTGGCCACCATGAGCGTCCTGGCCGACCTGGACGTCAAGGTCGGTGTCACCGGCTACCTGGCCTCGGCCGAGAACATGCCGTCCGGCCGCGCCACCCGCCCCGGCGACGTGCTCACCATGAAGAACGGCAAGACCGTCGAGGTCCTGAACACCGACGCCGAGGGCCGCCTGGTCATGGCCGACGCCCTCGCCCTTGGCGCCGACGCCAAGCCCGACGCGATCATCGACGTCGCCACCCTCACCGGCGCCTGCGCGATCGCCCTCGGCAACCGCTACACCGGCCTCATGGCCAACGACGAGGCCCTGGCCGCCGAGCTGCTGGACGCCGCCGCCGAGGCCGGCGAGCCGACCTGGCGCCTCCCCCTGCCGCCCGAGTACCGCAAGGACATCGAGAGCGACCTGGCCGACCTCAAGAACGTCGGCGACCGCTACGGCGGCGCCCTGTTCGCCGGCCTGTTCCTCCAGGAGTTCGTCGACGGCCTCCCCTGGGCCCACCTCGACATCGCCGGCCCCGCCCGCGCCGAGTCCGAGGACGGCTACCTGGCCAAGGGCTCCACCGGCGTCACCGTCCGCACCCTGCTCACCTGGCTCCAGGGGCGCAGCGCCGCCGGCTGACCCGGTCGGGCGTGCCGAGCAGGCCCGCACCGCGGGCCGGGCCCCCGGACGGGAGGGTAGCCCCCGGCGGGAAGGCGCGCGACCGGCTGTCCACAGCCCCCACCAGTTGACGGCTTACGGGTCGGGCCCCTGGGCGCGAACGCGCTTGACGGCGACCAGGGCCGTGCGCAGCTCGCTGATCCAGTCGGCCTCGTGGGTGCCGACCAGCCGCACGCACCAGGCCAGGGCGTCGCTGCGGCTGCGGGCGACCCCGGCGTCGATCAGGGTGTCGAGCACCCGCCGCTCCGGCAGCCGCAGCCGCGTCATCACCGGCACGCTCAGGGTGGTGAACAGCAGCCGCTCGTCGCCGCAGTCGACCCCCCACGACACCTTGCGCCGGTAGCGGCGCTCCAGCTCGGAGGCGAGCAGCACCCGCGGCTCGCGGGTCTCCTCCCGGAACCGCCGCGCCCGCTCCACCGGGTCCTCGGCCCCGTCGGGCAGCCGGCCGACCACGAGGATCTCCTCCCCGTCGGCGGTCACCTCCGGCGGCCCGGCGAACCAGGTCCCGGGCAGCCGCCGGACCAGCCAGGCGGTCACCTCGCGCACGACCTCTTCCTGCTGCATTCTCATTACAGTATTACGCGTAGCGGGTGCGGACAATGACGTCCAGGGCTGCGGACAAATGTGGGAAACCCGCTCCGACAAGCGGTTTCGACCGGCTTGCTTTTCCACATGGGCAATCTGGGCCGGTATCATCCCGACAACGGCAGCAGACAAGGGGAAGCCCCCGTGCAGATCGATTTCAGATCTTCGGAGCGGTCCAGTCTCGGTGTGGAGGTCGAGCTCGAGATCGTCGACCTGGAGACCCGCGAGCTTCGCAGCGGCGCCTCGGAGGTGCTGCCGTTGCTCGGGCACGACCACCCCAACGGGGAGCACCCCAAGGCCAAGCACGAGCTGCTCGAGTCGACCGTCGAGATCATCACCGGGGTGTGCACGACCGTGGACGAGGCCCGCCGGGACCTCGAGGGCACCCTCGGCGAGCTGTACCCGTACATGGACGAGCGGGGCATGGGGCTGATGTGCTCCGGCACCCACCCGTTCTCGGACTGGGCCAAGCAGGAGATCAGCCCGAGCCCGCGCTACGCCCAGCTGATCGAGGACATGCAGTGGATGGCCCGGCGGCTGCAGATCTTCGGCATCCACGTCCACGTCGGCGTGCGCTCGCCCGAGAAGGCGGTGGCGATCGTCAACACCCTCACCATGTACATCCCGCACTTCCTGGCCCTCTCGGCGTCGAGCCCCTTCTGGAAGGGCGCCGACACCGGGCTGGCCTCCTGCCGCAGCAAGGTGTTCGAGGGCCTGCCGACGGCCGGCGTGCCCTACCAGCTCTCCGGCTGGGACCAGTTCGAGCAGTTCATGGACACCTTGATCTCGGCCAAGACGATCCACACGATCCGCGAGGTCTGGTGGGACATCCGGCCACACCCCGGCTTCGGCACGGTCGAGCTGCGCATCTGCGACGGCCTGCCGACGATGGGGGAGGTCGCGACCGTGGCGGCCATGAGCCAGTGCCTGGTCGACCGGCTGAACACCTTGATGGACCGGGGCTACACGCTGCCGGTCCCGAGGAGCTGGATCATCCGCGAGAACAAGTGGCGGGCCGCCCGGTACGGGCTCGACGCCGAGATCATCCTCGACGACGAGGGCCGGCTCCAGCCGGTCCGGGAGGCGATCGAGGAGCTCGTCGAAGAGCTGACGCCGGTCGCGCGCCGCCTCGACTGCAGCGACGAGCTGCGCAACGCGCTCGCCATCATGGAGCGTGGTCCGAGCTACATCCGACAGCGTGAGGTTATTGCCGCGGGGGGCGCCATGACCGACGTCGTTGACAGCCTGGTCACGGAGCTCCGCACCGATCGCCTGACGCCCACACCAAAGCCAGCCATACCGTGACTCTCGACCTCTCAGCGTTCCTGGCCACACACAACCCCGAGCTCATCCACCTCCGGCGCCACCTCCACGCCCATCCCGAGCTCGGCAAGGCCGAACGCCAGACCACCGCCCTGGTCGCCCGCCGCCTGGAGGCCGTCGGCCTCCGCCCCCGCCTGCTGTCGACCGGGACGGGGCTGATCTGCGACATCGGCGACGGTGACGGGCCGACGGTGGCCCTGCGGGCCGACCTGGACGCGCTGCCCCTACAGGACGAGAAGGACGTGCCCTACCGCTCGACCGTCCCCGGGGTCTGCCACGCCTGCGGCCACGACGTGCACACCACCATCC
The window above is part of the Actinomycetota bacterium genome. Proteins encoded here:
- a CDS encoding glutamate--cysteine ligase, translated to MQIDFRSSERSSLGVEVELEIVDLETRELRSGASEVLPLLGHDHPNGEHPKAKHELLESTVEIITGVCTTVDEARRDLEGTLGELYPYMDERGMGLMCSGTHPFSDWAKQEISPSPRYAQLIEDMQWMARRLQIFGIHVHVGVRSPEKAVAIVNTLTMYIPHFLALSASSPFWKGADTGLASCRSKVFEGLPTAGVPYQLSGWDQFEQFMDTLISAKTIHTIREVWWDIRPHPGFGTVELRICDGLPTMGEVATVAAMSQCLVDRLNTLMDRGYTLPVPRSWIIRENKWRAARYGLDAEIILDDEGRLQPVREAIEELVEELTPVARRLDCSDELRNALAIMERGPSYIRQREVIAAGGAMTDVVDSLVTELRTDRLTPTPKPAIP